One genomic segment of Vespa velutina chromosome 10, iVesVel2.1, whole genome shotgun sequence includes these proteins:
- the LOC124952140 gene encoding serine/arginine repetitive matrix protein 1-like isoform X5, translating into MMYTGTTASQDTRFSDKEKKLLKQMKFGDSLTQKVDMSKVKLDVIKPWITTKITQILGMEDDVVVEFVYNQLEEKFPDPRKMQINLTGFLNGRNARSFMGELWDLLVSAQESVTGIPEAFLQQKKDQIKKRLEEQEKLQASLAEKEKEKEREKEKDETDKIKKEEKERASSKEHRRDRSRDRDRDRSKRSRSRDRHRDRDRSSRKRRSTSRSPSKNSLKDNGKDMSDIKVEREDSPQPENAIPLMPVKTKPEAAVAISRLQAKLMSIADGKKKNNRTPSPESLDKTTKKSRSRSKSPGTRSKKSRSKSPSRDSKSRRSRSPASKLRRSRSKSRSRRSRSRSRSKSRRSKSRSQERLKSRRSKSKNSRSRSRSHSRSKKSRSKSDDRSKSRKSRSVSSDSRSTKSRSKSSDKRKDNLDSNRKRDNSTSSSSGTEGDKGAKDKNDFEIRKKKDGVQAKRSYRKTNKDDSGSDSDSSRERKSAPKRRSPTPRKERGRSKERDRSRDRSRDRSRDRSRDRSRDRTRRRSLDRERDRRRERERERERERLDRYSGNRNMRPPSVRRAPSRRRSPPRRSPARYRRRSPSPGDRRRRRSLDRRRRSSERRDRRRSPDRRDSRRRSPDGRDRSHRKSTERKSQEKHEREQLDENKRKEKEKILKEEPMKRAEKDVKKTESVSIKKAEPSVSPKKQQITALPVTRHRFSKSLSRTPSPFKKTEDIIAAAKLKQTSKEDSKAESPKIGEPSLASGDAFLLKKDERTTKSGKPTSEEKRTGQKSIETIAPKKPLDSIKRVKRDKRDGSTDSDDSDTEGKKKVKKIDRSRKSRKVSSDEDKSDKSKAGSSSESEDDRKHLDKNKKRDLSRGDSIDDRSKDRKDNRKREVVESESRKRSTKKEIEEEIKKAKRSRKDSSSGEEDTKSKRTKNEDDKSRSRKSKKDSSSDDEPKKSRKRRDSSSEDEKTRTRKTRKDSTSDEETKTKSKKSKRDSSTDDEDIAEKDMKKKRKIDDSSDEEKVKKKRKKKTKTSTSESEESEIEEKKKKKDKKHKKHKKHKKHRKHKKKKVADSDESDVSEGNTEELEKKLREKALKSMKKGHSIERSD; encoded by the exons TTTCCTGACCCCCGAAAAATGCAGATCAACCTCACGGGTTTCTTGAATGGAAGGAATGCTCGATCTTTCATGGGTGAATTGTGGGACCTTTTGGTCTCTGCTCAAGAAAGTGTTACGGGCATTCCAGAGGCTTTCTTACAGCAAAAGAAAGATCAGATTAAAAAACGATTG gaagaacaagaaaagctTCAAGCATCTttagcagaaaaagaaaaagagaaggaacgcgaaaaagaaaaggatgagacggacaagataaaaaaagaagaaaaggaacgtGCTTCATCAAAAGAGCATAGAAGAGATAGAAGTAGAGATCGTGATAGAGACAG aagtaaaagaagtagATCGAGAGATCGACACAGAGATCGTGATAGATCCAGCCGAAAAAGGAGATCTACTTCGAGATCGCCCAGCAAGAATTCTCTTAAAGATAACGGAAAAGATATGTCAGATATTAAAGTCGAACGTGAAGATTCTCCACAACCTGAAAATGCAATACCGTTAATGCCAGTTAAAACTAAACC gGAAGCAGCCGTTGCAATATCTAGATTACAAGCAAAATTAATGAGCATCGCTGAtggtaaaaagaagaacaatcgTACACCATCACCCGAGTCATTGGATAAAACAACGAAGAAATCAAGATCAAGATCCAAGTCACCAGGAACGCGTTCGAAGAAATCTAGATCTAAATCACCTAGTCGAGATTCAAAATCACGTAGATCACGTTCACCTGCATCGAAATTAAGAAGATCCCGATCAAAGTCTAGATCTAGAAgatctcgatctcgatctcgatcaAAGTCAAGAAGATCTAAGTCACGTTCGCAAGAGCGTTTAAAGTCTAGAAGATCGAAATCAAAGAATTCTAGATCTCGCAGTAGATCACATTCTAGATCGAAAAAATCTAGATCAAAAAGCGACGATAGAAGTAAATCTCGAAAATCACGATCCGTGTCGAGCGATTCGAGATCTACGAAATCTCGTTCAAAATCATCCGACAAACGAAAGGACAATCTCGATTCTAATCGAAAACGAGATAATAGTACTAGCAGTAGTTCTGGAACGGAAGGTGACAAGGGTGCaaaggataaaaatgattttgaaataagaaaaaagaaagatggtgTGCAAGCCAAACGATCTTatagaaaaacgaataaagatGACAGTGGTAGCGACAGCGATTCAAGTCGTGAGAGAAAATCAGCACCCAAAAGAAGAAGTCCAACACCACGTAAGGAGAGAGGCCGTTCcaaggagagagatagatctCGCGATAGATCGCGAGATCGATCACGTGATAGATCGCGAGATAGATCACGGGATAGGACAAGAAG GAGATCTTTGGACAGAGAACGTGATCGACGAAgggaacgagaaagagaaagagagagagaaagattggaCAGATACAGCGGAAATCGTAACATGCGGCCACCGTCTGTACGCAGAGCACCTAGTAGGCGAAG AAGTCCGCCACGTAGGAGCCCGGCTAGATATCGTCGAAGATCTCCAAGTCCTGGAGACAGGCGTAGAAGAAGATCTTTGGATCGTAGGAGGAGATCGTCGGAGAGGCGCGATAGACGACGATCACCCGATCGTCGAGATAGTAGACGTCGTTCGCCCGATGGAAGGGATAGATCACACAG AAAATCAACCGAAAGAAAATCTCAAGAGAAGCACGAGCGGGAACAGTTGGacgagaataagagaaaagagaaggagaagattcTTAAGGAAGAACCTATGAAGCGGGCTGAAAAAGACGTGAAAAAGACCGAGTCCGTCTCTATTAAAAAGGCTGAACCAAGCGTTTCGCCAAAGAAACAACAGATAACTGCACTTCCTGTCACCAGACATAGG ttCTCTAAGAGTTTGTCCCGTACACCTTCACCATTTAAGAAGACAGAAGACATTATTGCAGCTGCTAAGTTAAAACAAACTTCAaa aGAAGATTCTAAGGCAGAATCACCAAAAATAGGCGAACCAAGTCTAGCATCTGGCGACGCTTTTCTgttgaaaaaagatgaaagaacaACTAAATCTGGTAAACCTACAtcggaagagaagagaactgGGCAAAAGTCTATTGAAACAATAGCACCGAAAAAGCCACTTGATTCtataaaaagagtaaaaagagataaacgaGATGGATCTACGGATTCCGATGATAGTGATACCGAAg ggaaaaagaaggtaaagaaGATAGATAGGTCTAGGAAGTCTAGAAAAGTTTCTTCCGATGAAGACAAATCTGACAAGAGCAAGGCAGGTTCTAGTTCAGAATCTGAAGATGACAGGAAACAtctagataaaaataaaaagagagatttaaGTCGGGGAG attcaaTAGATGATCGAagtaaagatagaaaggacaATAGAAAACGTGAAGTAGTTGAAAGTGAATCACGAAAGCGTAgcacgaaaaaggaaatagaggaggaaataaaaaaggcgAAGAGATCTAGAAAAGATTCTTCGTCTGGAGAAGAAGAtacaaaatcaaaaagaacTAAAAATGAAGATGACAAGTCGAGGTCAAGAAAGTCTAAGAAAGATTCGAGTTCCGACGACGAACCGAAAAAatcgaggaaaagaagagatagtTCTTCCGAAGATGAAAAAACTAGAACGCgaaaaacaaggaaagatTCAACCAGTGACGaggaaacgaaaacaaaatcgAAGAAATCTAAACGAGATTCGAGCACGGACGATGAAGATATTGCGGAGAAAGATATGAAGAAGAAGCGGAAAATTGATGATAGCTCTGACGAGgagaaagttaaaaagaaacgtaagaaaaagacaaaaactaGTACAAGTGAATCAGAG GAAAGCGaaatagaggaaaagaaaaagaagaaggataaaaagcaTAAGAAACATAAGAAACACAAGAAACATAGAAaacacaaaaagaagaaggtcgCGGATTCTGACGAATCTGATGTAAGTGAAGGTAATACGGAAGAGTTAGAAAAAAAGCTTCGGGAAAAAGCATTAAAATCCATGAAAAAAGGACATAGTATTGAAAGAAGTGATTGA
- the LOC124952140 gene encoding serine/arginine repetitive matrix protein 1-like isoform X2 codes for MMYTGTTASQDTRFSDKEKKLLKQMKFGDSLTQKVDMSKVKLDVIKPWITTKITQILGMEDDVVVEFVYNQLEEKFPDPRKMQINLTGFLNGRNARSFMGELWDLLVSAQESVTGIPEAFLQQKKDQIKKRLEEQEKLQASLAEKEKEKEREKEKDETDKIKKEEKERASSKEHRRDRSRDRDRDSKRSRSRDRHRDRDRSSRKRRSTSRSPSKNSLKDNGKDMSDIKVEREDSPQPENAIPLMPVKTKPEAAVAISRLQAKLMSIADGKKKNNRTPSPESLDKTTKKSRSRSKSPGTRSKKSRSKSPSRDSKSRRSRSPASKLRRSRSKSRSRRSRSRSRSKSRRSKSRSQERLKSRRSKSKNSRSRSRSHSRSKKSRSKSDDRSKSRKSRSVSSDSRSTKSRSKSSDKRKDNLDSNRKRDNSTSSSSGTEGDKGAKDKNDFEIRKKKDGVQAKRSYRKTNKDDSGSDSDSSRERKSAPKRRSPTPRKERGRSKERDRSRDRSRDRSRDRSRDRSRDRTRRRSLDRERDRRRERERERERERLDRYSGNRNMRPPSVRRAPSRRRSPPRRSPARYRRRSPSPGDRRRRRSLDRRRRSSERRDRRRSPDRRDSRRRSPDGRDRSHRYDRSSSRDRSSRRERSRDRRDKDRRSRSRDQRSSVDRMRDGKRSPDRSKDGKDKTRDKKVDDKVKRSTDTGSRKELRNGRSKSSSSESSESSTSSNEDETVRKSTERKSQEKHEREQLDENKRKEKEKILKEEPMKRAEKDVKKTESVSIKKAEPSVSPKKQQITALPVTRHRFSKSLSRTPSPFKKTEDIIAAAKLKQTSKEDSKAESPKIGEPSLASGDAFLLKKDERTTKSGKPTSEEKRTGQKSIETIAPKKPLDSIKRVKRDKRDGSTDSDDSDTEGKKKVKKIDRSRKSRKVSSDEDKSDKSKAGSSSESEDDRKHLDKNKKRDLSRGDSIDDRSKDRKDNRKREVVESESRKRSTKKEIEEEIKKAKRSRKDSSSGEEDTKSKRTKNEDDKSRSRKSKKDSSSDDEPKKSRKRRDSSSEDEKTRTRKTRKDSTSDEETKTKSKKSKRDSSTDDEDIAEKDMKKKRKIDDSSDEEKVKKKRKKKTKTSTSESEESEIEEKKKKKDKKHKKHKKHKKHRKHKKKKVADSDESDVSEGNTEELEKKLREKALKSMKKGHSIERSD; via the exons TTTCCTGACCCCCGAAAAATGCAGATCAACCTCACGGGTTTCTTGAATGGAAGGAATGCTCGATCTTTCATGGGTGAATTGTGGGACCTTTTGGTCTCTGCTCAAGAAAGTGTTACGGGCATTCCAGAGGCTTTCTTACAGCAAAAGAAAGATCAGATTAAAAAACGATTG gaagaacaagaaaagctTCAAGCATCTttagcagaaaaagaaaaagagaaggaacgcgaaaaagaaaaggatgagacggacaagataaaaaaagaagaaaaggaacgtGCTTCATCAAAAGAGCATAGAAGAGATAGAAGTAGAGATCGTGATAGAGACAG taaaagaagtagATCGAGAGATCGACACAGAGATCGTGATAGATCCAGCCGAAAAAGGAGATCTACTTCGAGATCGCCCAGCAAGAATTCTCTTAAAGATAACGGAAAAGATATGTCAGATATTAAAGTCGAACGTGAAGATTCTCCACAACCTGAAAATGCAATACCGTTAATGCCAGTTAAAACTAAACC gGAAGCAGCCGTTGCAATATCTAGATTACAAGCAAAATTAATGAGCATCGCTGAtggtaaaaagaagaacaatcgTACACCATCACCCGAGTCATTGGATAAAACAACGAAGAAATCAAGATCAAGATCCAAGTCACCAGGAACGCGTTCGAAGAAATCTAGATCTAAATCACCTAGTCGAGATTCAAAATCACGTAGATCACGTTCACCTGCATCGAAATTAAGAAGATCCCGATCAAAGTCTAGATCTAGAAgatctcgatctcgatctcgatcaAAGTCAAGAAGATCTAAGTCACGTTCGCAAGAGCGTTTAAAGTCTAGAAGATCGAAATCAAAGAATTCTAGATCTCGCAGTAGATCACATTCTAGATCGAAAAAATCTAGATCAAAAAGCGACGATAGAAGTAAATCTCGAAAATCACGATCCGTGTCGAGCGATTCGAGATCTACGAAATCTCGTTCAAAATCATCCGACAAACGAAAGGACAATCTCGATTCTAATCGAAAACGAGATAATAGTACTAGCAGTAGTTCTGGAACGGAAGGTGACAAGGGTGCaaaggataaaaatgattttgaaataagaaaaaagaaagatggtgTGCAAGCCAAACGATCTTatagaaaaacgaataaagatGACAGTGGTAGCGACAGCGATTCAAGTCGTGAGAGAAAATCAGCACCCAAAAGAAGAAGTCCAACACCACGTAAGGAGAGAGGCCGTTCcaaggagagagatagatctCGCGATAGATCGCGAGATCGATCACGTGATAGATCGCGAGATAGATCACGGGATAGGACAAGAAG GAGATCTTTGGACAGAGAACGTGATCGACGAAgggaacgagaaagagaaagagagagagaaagattggaCAGATACAGCGGAAATCGTAACATGCGGCCACCGTCTGTACGCAGAGCACCTAGTAGGCGAAG AAGTCCGCCACGTAGGAGCCCGGCTAGATATCGTCGAAGATCTCCAAGTCCTGGAGACAGGCGTAGAAGAAGATCTTTGGATCGTAGGAGGAGATCGTCGGAGAGGCGCGATAGACGACGATCACCCGATCGTCGAGATAGTAGACGTCGTTCGCCCGATGGAAGGGATAGATCACACAGGTATGATAGATCATCCTCTCGTGACAGATCGAGTAGACGAGAACGTTCCAGAGATAGAAGGGATAAGGATCGTAGATCGAGATCTAGGGATCAACGATCATCAGTGGATCGTATGAGAGACGGGAAACGATCTCCCGATCGTTCGAAGGATGGGAAGGATAAAACGAGAGACAAGAAGGTTGATGATAAAGTTAAAAGATCGACCGACACGGGATCGCGAAAAGAATTGCGAAACGGAAGGTCTAAGTCAAGTAGCTCGGAAAGTAGCGAGAGTAGTACCTCTAGCAATGAGGATGAAACAGTTAG AAAATCAACCGAAAGAAAATCTCAAGAGAAGCACGAGCGGGAACAGTTGGacgagaataagagaaaagagaaggagaagattcTTAAGGAAGAACCTATGAAGCGGGCTGAAAAAGACGTGAAAAAGACCGAGTCCGTCTCTATTAAAAAGGCTGAACCAAGCGTTTCGCCAAAGAAACAACAGATAACTGCACTTCCTGTCACCAGACATAGG ttCTCTAAGAGTTTGTCCCGTACACCTTCACCATTTAAGAAGACAGAAGACATTATTGCAGCTGCTAAGTTAAAACAAACTTCAaa aGAAGATTCTAAGGCAGAATCACCAAAAATAGGCGAACCAAGTCTAGCATCTGGCGACGCTTTTCTgttgaaaaaagatgaaagaacaACTAAATCTGGTAAACCTACAtcggaagagaagagaactgGGCAAAAGTCTATTGAAACAATAGCACCGAAAAAGCCACTTGATTCtataaaaagagtaaaaagagataaacgaGATGGATCTACGGATTCCGATGATAGTGATACCGAAg ggaaaaagaaggtaaagaaGATAGATAGGTCTAGGAAGTCTAGAAAAGTTTCTTCCGATGAAGACAAATCTGACAAGAGCAAGGCAGGTTCTAGTTCAGAATCTGAAGATGACAGGAAACAtctagataaaaataaaaagagagatttaaGTCGGGGAG attcaaTAGATGATCGAagtaaagatagaaaggacaATAGAAAACGTGAAGTAGTTGAAAGTGAATCACGAAAGCGTAgcacgaaaaaggaaatagaggaggaaataaaaaaggcgAAGAGATCTAGAAAAGATTCTTCGTCTGGAGAAGAAGAtacaaaatcaaaaagaacTAAAAATGAAGATGACAAGTCGAGGTCAAGAAAGTCTAAGAAAGATTCGAGTTCCGACGACGAACCGAAAAAatcgaggaaaagaagagatagtTCTTCCGAAGATGAAAAAACTAGAACGCgaaaaacaaggaaagatTCAACCAGTGACGaggaaacgaaaacaaaatcgAAGAAATCTAAACGAGATTCGAGCACGGACGATGAAGATATTGCGGAGAAAGATATGAAGAAGAAGCGGAAAATTGATGATAGCTCTGACGAGgagaaagttaaaaagaaacgtaagaaaaagacaaaaactaGTACAAGTGAATCAGAG GAAAGCGaaatagaggaaaagaaaaagaagaaggataaaaagcaTAAGAAACATAAGAAACACAAGAAACATAGAAaacacaaaaagaagaaggtcgCGGATTCTGACGAATCTGATGTAAGTGAAGGTAATACGGAAGAGTTAGAAAAAAAGCTTCGGGAAAAAGCATTAAAATCCATGAAAAAAGGACATAGTATTGAAAGAAGTGATTGA